One stretch of Harpia harpyja isolate bHarHar1 chromosome 17, bHarHar1 primary haplotype, whole genome shotgun sequence DNA includes these proteins:
- the CCDC90B gene encoding coiled-coil domain-containing protein 90B, mitochondrial isoform X3, translating to MEITLQQIMAHLDSIRKDMVILEKSEFANLRAENEKMKIELDQVKQQLLNETGKIRADSKLDINLERSRVTDMFTDQERKLMEATTEFHKKDSSTNSVISEISNKIDTEIASLKTLMESNKLDTIRYLAASVFTCLAIALGFYRFWK from the exons ATG GAAATAACTTTACAGCAGATAATGGCGCATTTGGACTCCATTCGAAAAGATATGGTCATCCTGGAGAAAAGTGAATTTGCAAATTTGAGAGCAGAGAATGAG AAAATGAAGATTGAATTAGATCAAGTTAAACAGCAGCTACTG aatGAAACTGGTAAAATCCGAGCTGACAGCAAGCTAGACATAAACCTGGAAAGGAGCAGAGTGACAGATATG TTTACAGATCAGGAGAGGAAACTGATGGAAGCAACTACAGAGTTTCATAAAAAA GATTCAAGTACCAACAGTGTTATCTCAGAAATCAGTAATAAAATTGACACTGAAATAGCTTCCTTAAAAACGCTCATGGAATCGAATAAACTTGATACAATACGTTATTTGGCAG cttcgGTATTCACTTGCTTAGCAATAGCACTGGGATTTTACAGGTTCTGGAAATAG
- the CCDC90B gene encoding coiled-coil domain-containing protein 90B, mitochondrial isoform X2, with protein MRGAGRGAALLAWGGGGGGGGGSRSGPLPLRALLPLVPRRGFAATLVRKSYDVRRVEITPLEQRKVTFDTHALVQDLEAHGFGKEQAETIVSALITLSNVSLDTVYKDMVTQAQQEITLQQIMAHLDSIRKDMVILEKSEFANLRAENEKMKIELDQVKQQLLNETGKIRADSKLDINLERSRVTDMFTDQERKLMEATTEFHKKLRYSLA; from the exons ATGAGGGGCGCCGGGCGCGGCGCCGCGCTCCTCGCCTGgggcggcggtggtggtggcggcggcggctcccggtcGGGTCCGCTGCCGCTCCGGGCCCTGCTGCCTCTGGTTCCTCGGAGAG GTTTTGCTGCCACGCTCGTTAGGAAGTCGTATGATGTCAGAAGGGTTGAAATCACTCCCCTGGAGCAGCGGAAGGTAACTTTTGATACCCATGCTCTAGTGCAGGATCTGGAAGCCCATG GCTTTGGGAAGGAGCAAGCGGAGACCATTGTATCGGCATTAATAACCCTGTCGAATGTCAGTTTAGACACAGTCTATAAGGATATGGTTACACAAGCTCAGCAG GAAATAACTTTACAGCAGATAATGGCGCATTTGGACTCCATTCGAAAAGATATGGTCATCCTGGAGAAAAGTGAATTTGCAAATTTGAGAGCAGAGAATGAG AAAATGAAGATTGAATTAGATCAAGTTAAACAGCAGCTACTG aatGAAACTGGTAAAATCCGAGCTGACAGCAAGCTAGACATAAACCTGGAAAGGAGCAGAGTGACAGATATG TTTACAGATCAGGAGAGGAAACTGATGGAAGCAACTACAGAGTTTCATAAAAAA cttcgGTATTCACTTGCTTAG
- the CCDC90B gene encoding coiled-coil domain-containing protein 90B, mitochondrial isoform X1, giving the protein MRGAGRGAALLAWGGGGGGGGGSRSGPLPLRALLPLVPRRGFAATLVRKSYDVRRVEITPLEQRKVTFDTHALVQDLEAHGFGKEQAETIVSALITLSNVSLDTVYKDMVTQAQQEITLQQIMAHLDSIRKDMVILEKSEFANLRAENEKMKIELDQVKQQLLNETGKIRADSKLDINLERSRVTDMFTDQERKLMEATTEFHKKDSSTNSVISEISNKIDTEIASLKTLMESNKLDTIRYLAASVFTCLAIALGFYRFWK; this is encoded by the exons ATGAGGGGCGCCGGGCGCGGCGCCGCGCTCCTCGCCTGgggcggcggtggtggtggcggcggcggctcccggtcGGGTCCGCTGCCGCTCCGGGCCCTGCTGCCTCTGGTTCCTCGGAGAG GTTTTGCTGCCACGCTCGTTAGGAAGTCGTATGATGTCAGAAGGGTTGAAATCACTCCCCTGGAGCAGCGGAAGGTAACTTTTGATACCCATGCTCTAGTGCAGGATCTGGAAGCCCATG GCTTTGGGAAGGAGCAAGCGGAGACCATTGTATCGGCATTAATAACCCTGTCGAATGTCAGTTTAGACACAGTCTATAAGGATATGGTTACACAAGCTCAGCAG GAAATAACTTTACAGCAGATAATGGCGCATTTGGACTCCATTCGAAAAGATATGGTCATCCTGGAGAAAAGTGAATTTGCAAATTTGAGAGCAGAGAATGAG AAAATGAAGATTGAATTAGATCAAGTTAAACAGCAGCTACTG aatGAAACTGGTAAAATCCGAGCTGACAGCAAGCTAGACATAAACCTGGAAAGGAGCAGAGTGACAGATATG TTTACAGATCAGGAGAGGAAACTGATGGAAGCAACTACAGAGTTTCATAAAAAA GATTCAAGTACCAACAGTGTTATCTCAGAAATCAGTAATAAAATTGACACTGAAATAGCTTCCTTAAAAACGCTCATGGAATCGAATAAACTTGATACAATACGTTATTTGGCAG cttcgGTATTCACTTGCTTAGCAATAGCACTGGGATTTTACAGGTTCTGGAAATAG